The Leptospira barantonii genome includes a region encoding these proteins:
- a CDS encoding MORN repeat-containing protein, translated as MGHKILESLRKIYFGLINSIIKAYNAVKTFAKTRRILFIVSSSVLFTAILLPTLFFTLRKSKCIYGNCKYGFGAKEFRDGTRYAGEFYNGFYNGSGTIRNPEGHSYEGAWILGKKHGKGRYLYPDGSSYEGEFVEDVKQGLGLFTWPDNTKLSVVFVNGEPEGKGILRLSNGIEFIGEYKNGVVYQGKGIYIYDDGSKYMGEWLNGKRHGKGTLFGEAGNIIFIGIWENDQQKTAMSLNNPPSKK; from the coding sequence ATGGGACATAAAATTCTCGAAAGCTTAAGAAAAATTTACTTCGGTTTAATAAATTCGATCATCAAAGCGTATAACGCTGTGAAGACGTTTGCAAAAACTAGAAGAATTCTTTTTATCGTATCCTCCTCGGTTCTTTTTACGGCCATACTTCTGCCAACATTATTCTTCACTTTACGAAAATCTAAATGTATCTACGGCAACTGCAAATACGGATTCGGAGCAAAAGAATTCAGAGACGGAACGCGTTACGCCGGAGAGTTCTATAACGGATTTTATAACGGTAGCGGAACGATCCGAAATCCGGAAGGCCATTCTTACGAAGGCGCATGGATCCTCGGCAAAAAACACGGAAAGGGAAGATATCTCTATCCCGATGGAAGTTCTTACGAAGGAGAATTCGTAGAGGACGTTAAACAAGGACTCGGCCTTTTTACCTGGCCCGATAATACGAAATTGAGCGTAGTTTTCGTGAATGGAGAACCTGAAGGAAAAGGAATATTAAGGCTTTCTAATGGAATCGAATTTATCGGAGAATATAAAAATGGCGTAGTTTATCAAGGAAAAGGAATTTATATCTACGACGACGGAAGCAAATACATGGGAGAATGGTTAAACGGCAAAAGACACGGAAAAGGAACCCTTTTCGGCGAGGCCGGGAATATCATTTTCATAGGAATTTGGGAAAACGATCAGCAGAAAACGGCGATGTCGCTTAACAATCCTCCTTCTAAAAAGTAA
- a CDS encoding tetratricopeptide repeat protein translates to MSFYKEGIQAYSERNLKTAIEKFESASKKDKKLISSRIMLGKSYYYSGRFEDAKKTFEEIVEDFPGNSNAHSWLGRILLNEGNKKEEAKQHLVYATQSDDSQVDALYYLGKAYEQEGKIKEALLEYHKALEIKRKFDKIHRDLADLYRKAGLEERANEHTQSRE, encoded by the coding sequence TTGTCTTTTTATAAGGAAGGAATTCAGGCTTATTCCGAGCGAAATCTTAAGACCGCGATCGAAAAGTTCGAGTCCGCTTCCAAAAAGGACAAAAAGCTGATCTCTTCGAGAATTATGCTCGGGAAGTCGTATTATTATTCGGGAAGATTCGAGGACGCTAAAAAGACCTTCGAAGAGATCGTCGAGGATTTCCCGGGAAATTCGAACGCCCATTCTTGGTTGGGAAGAATTTTGTTAAACGAAGGCAACAAAAAGGAAGAGGCGAAACAACATTTGGTTTATGCGACCCAGTCGGACGACAGCCAAGTGGACGCGTTGTATTATCTCGGAAAGGCCTACGAACAGGAAGGCAAGATCAAGGAAGCATTATTAGAATATCATAAAGCCCTGGAGATTAAGAGAAAGTTCGATAAAATTCATCGGGATTTGGCGGATCTGTATAGAAAAGCCGGTCTTGAAGAAAGAGCGAACGAGCACACTCAGAGCAGGGAATAA
- a CDS encoding NAD-dependent epimerase/dehydratase family protein, which translates to MKEIDRSKPVLVTGGAGYIASWVVRYLLEDGISVRATVRNKSDSNKISHLLKLADRFPGKLELYEADLMKEGSFLNAIQDKGGVELILHTASPFFIDGIKNPQKELVEPAVFGTKNVLESANASSTVKRIVLTSSVAAVMGDNADALSFPNSRLSEANWNTTSSLNHQPYPYSKTLAEREAWRIADTQSKWDLLTINPSFVMGPSVSERADGTSVNFMLSMINGKFAPGVPDMTIGFVDVRDVAKAHILAGFTPSAKGRHIVSANTLKFLDVAKIIREKYGNRFPAPKSSLPKFLTYMIGPFFGLSWPYISRNVGIPFELDHSYSKKDLGLNYRPISETFIEHIEQIVSSKMLSKKSA; encoded by the coding sequence ATGAAAGAAATCGACCGTTCTAAGCCGGTTCTTGTTACGGGAGGCGCCGGTTACATCGCATCCTGGGTGGTTCGTTATTTATTGGAAGACGGAATTTCCGTAAGAGCCACCGTAAGGAACAAATCGGATTCCAATAAAATATCGCACCTTCTCAAACTCGCGGATCGTTTTCCGGGGAAACTCGAACTCTACGAAGCGGACCTTATGAAAGAGGGATCTTTTTTAAACGCGATCCAAGACAAGGGCGGGGTGGAGTTGATACTTCATACGGCTTCTCCGTTTTTTATAGACGGAATCAAAAATCCTCAAAAAGAACTCGTGGAACCCGCGGTTTTCGGAACAAAAAACGTTCTTGAATCGGCTAACGCGAGTTCGACGGTAAAAAGAATCGTTCTTACTTCGAGCGTTGCGGCAGTGATGGGAGACAACGCGGACGCGCTTTCCTTTCCGAATAGTCGTCTTTCCGAAGCGAACTGGAATACGACGAGCAGTTTGAATCATCAGCCGTATCCGTATTCCAAAACCTTAGCGGAACGGGAAGCGTGGAGAATCGCGGATACACAATCCAAATGGGATTTGTTGACGATCAATCCTTCCTTTGTGATGGGACCTTCCGTCTCGGAACGCGCGGACGGAACGAGTGTAAACTTTATGCTTTCGATGATCAACGGAAAGTTCGCGCCCGGAGTTCCCGATATGACGATCGGTTTCGTGGATGTTCGCGACGTCGCGAAGGCTCATATCCTCGCGGGGTTCACGCCTTCCGCAAAAGGACGTCATATCGTTTCCGCAAACACATTGAAGTTTTTAGATGTGGCGAAGATCATACGGGAGAAATACGGAAATCGTTTTCCCGCGCCGAAAAGTTCTCTGCCGAAGTTTTTGACTTATATGATCGGGCCGTTTTTCGGATTGTCCTGGCCCTATATTTCGCGTAACGTGGGAATTCCTTTCGAGCTGGATCATTCCTACAGCAAAAAGGACTTGGGTTTGAATTACAGACCGATTTCGGAAACGTTCATCGAACATATAGAACAGATCGTTTCTTCCAAGATGCTTTCTAAAAAAAGCGCCTAA
- a CDS encoding SH3 domain-containing protein, whose translation MKLTSLFSNAFRIGSILLILFGFIIHSISAEEKQNIRFVITSDGKLNVREKPKDGKVIFQLEKGESVTIKDGSQYEDWQEIVASSGKKGFVSAEFLAKKRPEELNEAKLFGSISSSTEGSWFRSLAIRIKNQWFAASEYSAEAYFLEKKAIQAKEKATAYEGVSIAGEFSPEKKEITGCQEVRVVKGNFNAFKKINTLENSVYAIFGSKIGDKVRSEKYKPTDKVSKLLDSSANAVFKKKHPNPAELKFLKRGDLYTIQSPGKNYIFVRYAVKLEVEEKSYYSAIFEFDNGEIGKKIFEKFDILMNEQAIYGGQYHFMDALDLDENGTPVIILHHNGYDGFINEFARIKNGQLQTMFLTGGDAC comes from the coding sequence ATGAAACTAACTTCCTTATTCTCAAACGCGTTCAGAATCGGATCGATTCTTTTGATTCTTTTCGGATTTATAATCCATTCCATTTCGGCTGAAGAAAAACAAAACATACGATTCGTGATTACGTCCGACGGAAAGTTGAACGTAAGAGAAAAACCGAAAGACGGAAAAGTGATCTTTCAATTGGAAAAGGGAGAATCCGTAACGATCAAAGACGGTTCTCAATATGAAGATTGGCAGGAGATCGTAGCGAGTTCCGGAAAAAAAGGATTTGTTTCGGCAGAGTTTCTTGCGAAAAAACGACCGGAAGAATTAAACGAGGCCAAACTCTTCGGTTCCATTTCCTCAAGTACGGAAGGAAGTTGGTTTCGTTCCCTTGCAATTCGTATTAAAAATCAGTGGTTTGCGGCGAGCGAATATTCCGCGGAAGCCTATTTTCTTGAGAAAAAGGCGATTCAAGCAAAGGAAAAGGCGACCGCATACGAAGGGGTTTCGATCGCTGGAGAATTCTCCCCCGAAAAAAAAGAAATCACCGGTTGTCAGGAAGTCCGAGTCGTAAAAGGAAACTTCAACGCATTCAAAAAAATCAATACTCTTGAGAACTCGGTGTACGCGATCTTCGGTTCCAAAATCGGAGACAAGGTGCGTTCCGAAAAATACAAACCGACCGACAAGGTTTCGAAACTGCTGGATTCTTCCGCAAACGCGGTTTTCAAAAAGAAACATCCCAATCCGGCGGAATTAAAATTCCTGAAACGAGGAGATCTTTACACGATCCAATCTCCGGGTAAGAATTATATTTTCGTCCGTTACGCGGTTAAGTTGGAAGTCGAGGAAAAATCGTATTATTCGGCGATTTTCGAATTCGACAACGGCGAAATCGGAAAGAAAATATTCGAAAAATTTGATATTCTAATGAACGAACAGGCGATATACGGCGGGCAATATCATTTTATGGACGCGCTGGATCTGGACGAAAACGGAACTCCCGTAATCATTCTTCATCACAACGGTTACGACGGTTTTATCAACGAATTCGCAAGAATCAAAAACGGCCAGTTGCAAACCATGTTCTTAACGGGCGGAGACGCCTGCTAA
- a CDS encoding tetratricopeptide repeat protein: protein MNQKMLIILFVVIFGISTNCFGDSVPTMEEQSKAFDFNQQGVTLLGRGDFIQARSFFEKAVKLDPQSPEYVNNVGVTYLNEGKLDQAIIYFAKATERNPSYGRAFYNLGVAYQKQQNNEKAIQSYLKTVGIDDSITEAYFNLGIVYTRVGNKKQAIESYQKFVDLAPAEYEKPKKDAKAKIEELKKG from the coding sequence ATGAATCAGAAAATGTTAATTATTCTTTTTGTGGTTATTTTTGGAATTTCCACGAACTGCTTTGGAGACAGCGTACCGACGATGGAAGAACAATCAAAGGCCTTCGACTTCAATCAACAAGGTGTTACCTTATTAGGCAGAGGCGATTTCATTCAAGCTCGTTCCTTTTTTGAAAAAGCGGTTAAACTCGATCCTCAATCTCCCGAGTATGTGAATAACGTAGGTGTTACTTATCTCAACGAAGGTAAGCTCGATCAAGCCATCATCTATTTTGCCAAAGCGACTGAAAGAAATCCTTCCTATGGAAGAGCATTCTACAATCTCGGTGTCGCTTATCAAAAACAACAGAACAATGAAAAAGCGATTCAAAGCTATTTAAAAACCGTCGGAATCGACGATTCCATTACGGAAGCTTATTTTAATTTAGGAATCGTTTATACTCGCGTTGGAAACAAAAAACAAGCGATCGAAAGTTATCAGAAGTTCGTCGATCTCGCTCCAGCAGAATACGAAAAACCTAAAAAAGACGCAAAGGCTAAAATCGAAGAGTTGAAGAAGGGATAA
- a CDS encoding Ig-like domain-containing protein, translating into MILEFRFLIRHYNIIQFLCKGLVFSFLGLFSIGCSQLLDNAQGPFDFLPAVHLLGDSTPPKVEMSSPGQGMSGVDPNSEIVVLFSKNMNKPYTEGAFSLSNNGVTQDGIFRWVDRAMIFKPSKVLTAAGLYTYVVSKSRAESDLGVNLIDDLRVNFSFNTDLGTPKVITTIPQDGATGVDPNTKITLEFNKPIDIASLYSGISIRPDVPLDFLSVAVSNGNTRFVFTPKQSLVFGTIYTITIANSVRDESGNTLAQPVNISFTVGNDFQVPDLTQVSFPTTSISVPASADVIVSAEYTTTSGLNKDKPIFLDFSEEVKLSSVYDGVQISPSVPFTVTSANATNTRFRIDFLETLEVYKVYTLTITNNVVDLQNNKLRRGYVYYIKVDGSYSQKIRVQGIYSEGTFTNRFFTNQINLNPGSPLTAGACVADVPVDRCSQPIYVLFCYGEFSSAPVCLTPASVLTLTGDTQSKILLSSVQLSLTREFGSGTSVTEFINNLVDATPIALAPGIVAYGTTAFGLGRGATYLLRVKGGASGVKDTYGNTMDSDYTIRFRF; encoded by the coding sequence ATGATCCTTGAATTTCGCTTTTTAATAAGACATTACAATATCATTCAATTCTTATGTAAGGGATTGGTCTTCTCGTTTTTAGGTTTGTTTTCGATCGGTTGTTCCCAACTTTTGGACAACGCGCAAGGGCCTTTCGACTTTCTTCCGGCGGTTCATCTATTGGGAGATTCCACACCGCCTAAGGTGGAGATGAGTTCTCCCGGACAAGGGATGAGCGGAGTGGATCCGAATTCGGAAATCGTCGTTCTTTTTTCCAAGAATATGAATAAACCCTATACGGAAGGCGCATTCTCCCTAAGCAATAACGGGGTCACTCAAGACGGAATCTTTCGTTGGGTGGATCGCGCGATGATCTTCAAACCTTCCAAGGTTTTGACCGCGGCCGGGCTTTACACATATGTCGTTTCCAAATCGCGAGCGGAAAGCGATCTGGGAGTGAATCTCATCGACGACTTGCGCGTGAATTTCAGTTTTAATACGGACCTAGGAACCCCGAAGGTAATCACAACGATCCCTCAGGATGGAGCGACCGGTGTTGACCCCAATACGAAGATTACGTTAGAATTCAACAAGCCGATCGATATCGCTTCTCTTTACAGCGGAATTTCGATTCGTCCCGATGTTCCTTTGGATTTTTTGAGCGTCGCGGTTTCGAACGGGAACACTCGTTTCGTTTTTACCCCTAAGCAGTCTCTCGTATTTGGTACGATTTATACGATCACCATCGCCAATTCAGTTCGAGACGAATCCGGAAACACTTTGGCTCAACCTGTGAACATCAGTTTTACGGTGGGGAACGATTTTCAGGTTCCGGATTTGACCCAGGTGAGTTTTCCGACTACATCCATTTCCGTTCCCGCTTCGGCTGATGTAATCGTATCGGCTGAATATACGACGACCTCGGGTTTAAACAAAGATAAACCGATCTTTTTGGATTTCAGCGAAGAGGTGAAACTATCCTCGGTCTATGACGGGGTTCAGATTTCGCCATCGGTACCTTTTACGGTTACTTCCGCAAACGCGACGAACACGAGGTTTCGTATCGACTTTCTGGAAACATTAGAAGTTTATAAAGTATATACTTTGACGATTACCAATAATGTCGTGGATCTTCAAAATAACAAACTGAGAAGAGGTTACGTTTACTACATCAAGGTCGACGGAAGTTACAGTCAAAAAATTCGAGTGCAGGGAATTTATTCGGAAGGCACTTTTACGAACCGTTTTTTCACGAATCAAATCAACTTAAACCCGGGTTCTCCTCTGACTGCGGGAGCATGCGTCGCCGACGTTCCTGTGGATCGATGTTCTCAACCGATTTACGTTCTTTTTTGTTACGGTGAATTTAGCTCGGCTCCCGTCTGTTTGACCCCTGCGAGTGTTCTGACTTTGACTGGCGATACTCAATCGAAGATTCTTTTAAGTTCCGTTCAACTTTCCTTAACGAGAGAATTCGGAAGCGGGACCTCCGTTACGGAATTCATCAATAACCTTGTGGACGCGACTCCCATCGCCTTAGCGCCCGGAATTGTGGCTTATGGGACAACCGCTTTCGGATTGGGTCGAGGTGCAACCTACTTACTTCGAGTGAAGGGCGGCGCGTCCGGAGTAAAAGACACATACGGAAATACGATGGACAGCGATTATACGATTCGTTTCCGGTTTTGA
- a CDS encoding efflux RND transporter permease subunit, whose amino-acid sequence MTAFFLRNRVTTLVTFLLILLLGGISVKDLKIDLLPDISYPTLTVITVYENVSPSEIETLITRPVEEIVSSVNGVDRITSESLEGVSIVKIRFRWGTNMDTASIQTREKVDLVKGSLPIDAKKSVVLKFDPNDAPLLQIAVVPTGINPKELRYFLKKNIAPYFERVDGIAAVSITGGYEKQILVNIDRGKLNSYSLSPSEIIQRIGANNFNFPAGNIKREDREILVRTMGAYEKVDNIADLVINLSEGGAPVYLRSLAEVIDSYKERTSASFYDSEECVAVVLKKEAGKNSVFVSDEAKEVVNFVNEEFGSKLKLIIVADQSVFIRDSIGGVASSGVQAIIICFFVLSFFLGTFRESIIVTLSIPVSVLVTLVFMYFQKMTLNTMSLGGLAVGVGMMVDSSIVVLESIFAFKKKYPNDSFKSSMEGTKDVVGSLFSSTLTSIVVFLPILFIEGIAASVFKEFALSITYSLISSFFVSVSFIPVLCTLPFFSKEQTGGGRLAFFWAFREKSLNILEELYVFSVKFVIANRRKVTLSVLGLIPLTVLLFKLLPVELMPQVEKAEMSAKIVLPAGSSLERTTEISKRVVDILNQSGLVARTFLKVGYEEKDLIINPKGDFGLNRAELFIGLTSYDVGEDLIEKSETPLANLENETGTQVLFLPAKDLLSDILPESGEGLTLEVSGQDLAMLKEVCEEIRRELSDLPNFTEATSSFSEETPELRVLIDRDKMAGFGLSVENVAKTLRAVIKGEQATRFRRNDDEIPVLVRHRLADRTGTESLSDTLFKIQSGAFIRLRDFSNIVSGSSNRKILRYDGRRVGIIKAQFSDIKYSEAASVAEPVIKKYSDRKDISILPGETQKMMEKSIDSLTFAIALSILLVYMVLASNMENVGLPFVILFSIFVSGVGVAMGLIVTGKTLNIISVMGMILLAGVVVNNAIILIEFYQLHAGDFRTTEELVIAGGRRRLNPILSTTATTILGLLPLLITFGPPSPQGPMAASVMGGLIVSTVLTLVFIPMAYVTYVEQIAKLTRKK is encoded by the coding sequence ATGACTGCGTTTTTTCTTAGAAATCGAGTAACCACGTTAGTTACCTTTCTGTTAATTCTTCTGTTGGGAGGAATCAGCGTAAAGGATCTAAAGATCGATCTTTTGCCGGATATATCCTATCCGACTCTGACGGTAATCACGGTTTATGAAAACGTATCGCCTTCGGAGATCGAAACCTTAATCACAAGACCCGTCGAGGAGATCGTGTCTTCCGTGAACGGAGTGGATCGAATCACTTCGGAATCTTTGGAAGGCGTTTCCATCGTTAAGATCCGTTTTCGATGGGGAACCAACATGGACACCGCGTCGATTCAAACGAGGGAGAAGGTGGACCTCGTAAAGGGAAGTCTTCCGATCGACGCCAAAAAATCGGTCGTATTAAAATTCGATCCGAACGACGCGCCTCTTTTGCAAATCGCGGTCGTACCAACCGGAATTAATCCGAAAGAACTTCGTTATTTTCTAAAGAAGAATATCGCGCCTTATTTCGAAAGGGTCGACGGGATCGCGGCGGTTTCGATTACGGGCGGTTATGAAAAACAGATTCTTGTGAACATAGATCGGGGCAAGTTAAACTCATACAGTTTGAGTCCTTCCGAGATCATACAACGGATCGGCGCCAATAATTTCAACTTTCCCGCGGGTAATATCAAGAGAGAAGATCGTGAAATCTTAGTAAGAACGATGGGCGCTTACGAAAAGGTGGATAACATCGCCGACTTGGTGATCAATCTTTCGGAAGGAGGGGCGCCCGTTTATCTGAGAAGTTTGGCCGAGGTTATCGATTCTTATAAGGAAAGAACGAGCGCCAGTTTTTACGATTCGGAAGAATGTGTCGCAGTCGTATTAAAAAAAGAAGCGGGGAAGAATAGCGTCTTTGTTTCCGACGAAGCGAAGGAAGTCGTGAACTTCGTAAACGAAGAATTCGGTTCCAAGTTGAAGCTTATCATCGTGGCCGATCAATCCGTTTTTATCCGTGATTCCATCGGAGGAGTCGCTTCCTCCGGAGTACAAGCGATCATCATCTGCTTTTTCGTGTTATCGTTTTTTTTGGGAACGTTTCGAGAGTCGATCATCGTAACCCTTTCGATTCCGGTTTCGGTTTTAGTTACGCTCGTGTTTATGTATTTTCAGAAAATGACTTTGAACACGATGTCTCTCGGTGGACTTGCGGTCGGAGTCGGTATGATGGTGGATTCTTCCATCGTAGTTTTGGAATCGATTTTCGCGTTTAAGAAAAAATATCCGAACGATTCCTTTAAAAGTTCGATGGAAGGAACTAAGGACGTAGTAGGTTCCTTGTTTTCTTCCACGTTGACGAGCATTGTAGTGTTTCTTCCGATTCTTTTTATCGAAGGGATTGCGGCTTCCGTTTTTAAGGAATTCGCGCTATCGATCACGTATTCTTTGATCTCTTCCTTTTTCGTTTCCGTAAGTTTTATTCCGGTTTTATGCACGTTGCCTTTTTTTTCCAAGGAACAAACGGGCGGAGGACGCCTGGCTTTCTTTTGGGCCTTCCGGGAGAAGTCGCTTAACATATTAGAAGAATTGTATGTGTTCTCGGTTAAGTTCGTGATCGCAAATCGAAGAAAGGTGACACTTTCGGTTTTGGGTTTGATTCCGTTGACCGTTCTTTTGTTTAAACTGTTGCCGGTGGAGTTGATGCCTCAGGTGGAAAAGGCGGAGATGTCCGCAAAGATCGTTCTTCCCGCGGGTTCTTCCTTGGAAAGAACAACCGAAATTTCCAAACGGGTTGTGGATATTCTCAATCAATCCGGGTTGGTCGCAAGAACCTTCTTAAAGGTAGGTTATGAGGAAAAAGATCTCATCATCAATCCGAAAGGCGACTTCGGATTAAACAGAGCGGAACTTTTTATAGGACTTACCTCGTACGACGTCGGAGAGGATCTGATCGAAAAATCCGAAACCCCTTTGGCCAATCTGGAAAACGAAACGGGCACTCAGGTTCTATTCTTACCCGCAAAGGATTTGCTATCCGACATTCTTCCCGAATCGGGGGAAGGACTTACCCTCGAAGTTTCGGGTCAAGATCTTGCAATGTTGAAGGAAGTCTGCGAAGAAATCCGAAGAGAGCTGAGCGATTTGCCGAACTTTACGGAAGCGACTTCATCCTTTTCCGAAGAAACTCCCGAGCTCCGCGTTTTGATCGATCGTGATAAGATGGCGGGCTTCGGATTATCGGTCGAGAACGTCGCAAAGACATTAAGGGCCGTCATCAAAGGAGAACAAGCGACTCGATTTAGAAGGAACGACGACGAGATTCCCGTTTTGGTAAGACATCGTCTAGCAGATAGAACCGGAACCGAATCTCTTTCCGATACGTTGTTTAAAATTCAATCGGGTGCTTTTATACGTTTGCGGGATTTTTCGAACATTGTATCCGGATCGTCGAATAGAAAAATTCTTCGTTACGACGGAAGACGAGTTGGTATCATCAAGGCTCAATTCTCGGATATCAAATACAGCGAAGCCGCTTCCGTTGCGGAGCCCGTGATCAAAAAATATTCGGATCGGAAAGATATTTCCATTCTTCCCGGTGAAACACAAAAGATGATGGAGAAGTCCATCGACTCCTTAACGTTCGCGATCGCACTTTCGATTCTTTTGGTTTATATGGTCTTGGCTTCCAATATGGAGAACGTGGGTCTTCCCTTTGTGATTCTTTTTTCGATCTTCGTTTCCGGCGTCGGAGTTGCGATGGGTTTGATCGTCACGGGCAAAACGTTGAACATCATTTCCGTTATGGGAATGATTCTTCTTGCGGGTGTCGTGGTGAATAACGCGATCATTCTCATCGAGTTCTATCAATTGCACGCGGGGGATTTTCGTACAACGGAAGAATTGGTGATCGCTGGGGGACGCAGAAGATTGAATCCGATTTTGAGTACGACAGCGACTACGATTCTCGGGCTTTTGCCATTGCTCATCACGTTCGGTCCGCCTTCTCCGCAAGGACCTATGGCGGCTTCGGTTATGGGCGGTTTGATTGTGTCCACTGTATTGACTCTCGTTTTTATTCCGATGGCGTACGTGACTTATGTGGAACAGATTGCTAAGTTGACTCGTAAAAAATGA
- a CDS encoding Ig-like domain-containing protein, translated as MKIVSPISRILPLRFSIWIKLAVGLFFSIVLISCGHDGEDKLLAQLGLEWKSYYAYPQVVAISPSDNTYNVSKDSAIIIDFNKPMDKIFTEAAISVSANGGNTAFSPSWVFDTRLILEFKSGITEGKRYEINLNKGQVRDQDNNFMAKNFLSHFYTEGLGQVPSVVSSLPASTGSIVTGWGASNSPVINFSEPMDEASANSAISISGGPAVYLLVWNATHTTATLQLKSDLEIGTTYTLRVSSSAKSASGIPLAKDYLVSFSAGTASVRPTVRPSMPGNFPAWNISFLPDPTINPVVTGNSKNDTFDFNFSDPMDKPSVLSAITFSPGISGQFSWNAGGTLLSFTPSSPLQSETTYRLKISNSAKSLQGQNLLEGYVIDFLTDSPNDSRAIAFAGANGNTIDVTCSALSLDITVPATPNLNTVYPIQPQPACTTPQYEFELLLNTSGGRALMTFGDGDIFAVGNISIDYFSGGPTTSSLRIDQINYLPTANPQRVKVRIRGVSGNQVRYKFTLRGGASGIQDINGNILKNDLEFLFYDP; from the coding sequence ATGAAAATAGTATCTCCGATTTCTCGAATTCTCCCCTTACGATTCTCCATTTGGATCAAACTTGCGGTAGGTTTGTTTTTTTCGATCGTTTTGATCTCCTGTGGTCACGACGGAGAAGATAAACTTTTAGCCCAGCTGGGTCTGGAATGGAAAAGTTATTATGCTTACCCGCAAGTGGTCGCGATCTCTCCTTCCGACAATACGTATAACGTGTCGAAGGATTCCGCGATCATAATCGACTTTAACAAACCGATGGATAAGATTTTTACGGAAGCGGCCATTTCGGTATCGGCTAACGGAGGGAATACGGCATTCTCGCCGAGTTGGGTGTTCGACACGAGGCTCATTCTTGAATTTAAAAGCGGTATTACAGAAGGTAAAAGATACGAGATCAATCTCAACAAAGGCCAAGTAAGAGACCAAGATAATAATTTTATGGCTAAGAATTTTCTAAGCCATTTTTACACGGAAGGACTCGGTCAGGTTCCGAGTGTGGTTTCTTCTTTGCCAGCTTCAACTGGAAGTATCGTTACCGGCTGGGGGGCTTCCAACAGTCCCGTCATTAATTTTTCGGAACCGATGGACGAGGCTTCCGCGAACTCCGCGATTTCCATTTCGGGCGGACCCGCAGTGTATCTTCTCGTTTGGAACGCGACACACACGACTGCTACGTTACAATTGAAATCCGATTTGGAAATCGGAACGACTTATACGTTACGCGTTTCTTCTTCTGCAAAAAGCGCTTCTGGAATTCCTCTTGCTAAAGATTATCTCGTTTCTTTCAGCGCGGGGACCGCTTCGGTCAGACCGACCGTACGTCCAAGTATGCCGGGGAATTTTCCTGCATGGAACATATCGTTCCTGCCCGATCCTACGATCAACCCAGTTGTCACTGGAAATTCTAAGAACGATACATTTGATTTTAATTTTTCAGATCCTATGGACAAACCGTCCGTCTTGAGTGCGATCACATTTTCGCCGGGAATATCAGGTCAATTTTCTTGGAATGCAGGAGGAACCCTGCTTAGTTTTACACCGTCTTCTCCTTTACAATCGGAAACCACTTATCGATTGAAGATTTCGAATTCCGCAAAAAGTCTTCAAGGTCAGAATCTTTTGGAAGGTTATGTCATCGATTTTTTAACCGATAGTCCGAACGATAGCCGCGCCATCGCGTTTGCGGGTGCGAACGGAAATACGATCGATGTAACTTGTAGTGCACTTTCTTTGGACATTACGGTTCCGGCTACACCGAACTTGAATACGGTTTATCCGATTCAACCACAACCAGCATGTACGACTCCCCAGTATGAGTTCGAGCTTCTTCTCAACACATCGGGCGGGAGAGCTTTGATGACCTTCGGTGATGGGGATATTTTCGCAGTTGGAAACATTTCGATCGATTATTTTTCGGGAGGCCCTACCACCAGTTCCCTTCGAATCGATCAGATCAATTATTTACCCACGGCGAATCCGCAAAGAGTAAAGGTTCGAATCCGCGGCGTTTCCGGAAACCAAGTGAGATATAAATTCACTCTGAGAGGCGGGGCCTCCGGTATCCAAGACATCAACGGCAATATTTTGAAGAATGATTTGGAGTTCTTATTTTATGATCCTTGA